The Kineothrix sp. MB12-C1 genome includes a window with the following:
- a CDS encoding response regulator transcription factor, producing the protein MKNVLIYNQTTTNMEVLKIFLVQEGYQVYVMSQLPDVVQRLRSKDIHLVIMDIDFPKNDGIERLKAVRNAERMPIIVLSANDTEQMKIAALNAGADDYVLNPYHPMEFMARVNSQFRRYTQLSNMCENIDRIYRVDELIIDDVIRKVTVSGREVKLTPIEYKILRLLVKERGKVLSIDQIYESIWHMQAIGADNTIAVHIRHIREKIESNPKEPHYLKVVWGTGYKVG; encoded by the coding sequence ATGAAGAATGTATTGATTTATAACCAGACAACGACCAATATGGAAGTGCTCAAGATATTTCTTGTGCAGGAGGGGTATCAGGTATATGTGATGAGTCAGCTGCCGGATGTGGTTCAACGCTTGAGGAGTAAGGATATCCATTTGGTAATTATGGATATCGATTTTCCGAAAAATGATGGAATAGAAAGGTTGAAAGCTGTTAGAAATGCAGAGCGTATGCCGATCATCGTTCTGTCGGCAAATGATACCGAGCAGATGAAGATCGCAGCCTTGAATGCAGGTGCAGATGATTATGTGCTGAATCCATATCATCCCATGGAATTCATGGCACGGGTGAATTCTCAGTTCAGGCGTTATACACAACTTTCCAATATGTGTGAGAATATCGATAGAATTTATCGTGTGGATGAACTTATTATCGATGATGTGATAAGAAAAGTGACAGTGTCCGGTCGGGAGGTGAAGCTAACACCCATCGAATATAAGATACTGAGGCTTCTGGTAAAAGAGAGAGGTAAAGTGCTTTCCATCGATCAAATCTATGAATCGATTTGGCATATGCAGGCGATTGGCGCAGATAATACGATTGCGGTACATATCAGGCATATCAGAGAGAAAATAGAAAGTAACCCCAAAGAACCGCATTATTTAAAGGTCGTATGGGGGACAGGATATAAAGTAGGATAA
- a CDS encoding aldose 1-epimerase family protein, protein MAIFEISNGRLTASIDSKGAELKSLRKAESGKEYMWCADEKYWGRTSPILFPLVGGLKNGEYRFEGKSYAIPKHGFSRDAEFKLVSQEAQEVWFLLEDNEETREIFPFRFRLKIGYRLEDMTLKVLFRVENPSKEMVYFSIGGHPAFNCPIRQGERREEYFLAFDQKESINCTVIGDGGLASDEKILYELQDGLLPIAEELFEKDALIMEDYQVRSIALLTPDKKPYLTTRFDMPVVAVWAPAGKNAPFICIEPWLGICDHEDFNGSLQERKWGNQVEPGKCFHSGFDIIVEE, encoded by the coding sequence ATGGCTATTTTTGAAATCAGCAACGGAAGGCTGACCGCTTCGATAGATTCCAAAGGGGCGGAATTAAAATCTTTACGGAAAGCGGAAAGTGGAAAAGAATATATGTGGTGCGCGGATGAGAAGTATTGGGGAAGAACATCCCCCATTCTCTTTCCTTTAGTCGGCGGACTGAAAAATGGCGAGTACCGTTTTGAAGGAAAGAGTTATGCGATACCCAAACATGGATTTTCACGGGATGCTGAATTCAAGCTGGTATCACAGGAGGCACAGGAAGTGTGGTTTCTTCTGGAGGATAATGAAGAAACAAGAGAAATCTTCCCTTTTCGGTTTCGGCTTAAGATCGGTTATCGCCTGGAAGATATGACATTAAAGGTATTATTTAGGGTAGAAAATCCATCCAAAGAAATGGTTTACTTTTCTATTGGCGGACATCCGGCTTTCAATTGTCCGATACGTCAAGGAGAGAGGCGAGAAGAATATTTCTTAGCCTTTGATCAGAAAGAATCTATAAACTGTACGGTAATAGGGGATGGCGGTCTTGCCAGCGACGAGAAGATACTTTATGAATTACAGGATGGCTTATTGCCCATTGCGGAGGAGCTGTTTGAAAAGGATGCTCTTATTATGGAGGATTATCAGGTCCGTAGTATCGCTTTACTGACGCCGGATAAAAAGCCTTATCTTACAACAAGATTCGATATGCCTGTAGTAGCTGTATGGGCACCGGCTGGGAAGAATGCTCCATTTATCTGTATCGAACCATGGCTTGGAATCTGTGATCATGAGGATTTTAACGGAAGCCTTCAGGAAAGAAAATGGGGCAACCAAGTAGAGCCGGGGAAATGCTTTCATTCAGGATTTGATATAATTGTGGAAGAATGA